One segment of Macaca fascicularis isolate 582-1 chromosome 2, T2T-MFA8v1.1 DNA contains the following:
- the THPO gene encoding LOW QUALITY PROTEIN: thrombopoietin (The sequence of the model RefSeq protein was modified relative to this genomic sequence to represent the inferred CDS: substituted 1 base at 1 genomic stop codon) — translation MSCQIPPGKKPLLLSPSRSQVAHVQEKMNLPIQVFSMVCVGGGVDPGPGRGSREEKASLPGAFASVWWFPPLIGQKWPRQACDLLLWRGCAPPPHVFLPICSPEGCLLCTWVLEPFSTRIDSSSLARLXPTLLCPEVQEPKPPPWPQEGFRGEAPNREPRQPDTPARMELTELLLVVMLLLTARLTLSSPAPPACDPRVLSKLLRDSRVLHSRLSLCPEVNPLPTPVLLPAVDFSLGEWKTQMEETKAQDILGAVTLLLEGVMAARGQLGPTCLSSLLGQLSGQVRLLLGALQSLLGTQLPPQGRTTAHKDPNAIFLSFQHLLRGKVRFLLLVGGPTLCVRRAPPTTAVPSRTSLVLTLNELPNRTSGLLETNFTASARTTGSGLQKRQQGFRAKIPGLLNQTSRSLDQIPGYLNRIHKLLNGTRGLFPGPSRRTLGAPDISPGTSDTGSLPPNLQPGYSPSPTHPPTGQYTLFPLPPTLPSPVVQLHPLLPDPSAPTPTPTSPLLNTSHTHSQNLSQEG, via the exons ATGTCCTGCCAGATTCCTCCTGGAAAAAAACCTCTGCTCCTGTCCCCCTCCAGGTCCCAGGTTGCCCATGTCCAGGAAAAGATGAATCTCCCTATCCAAGTCTTCTCcatggtgtgtgtgggtggaggaGTGGACCCTGGTCCAGGCAGGGGCTCCAGGGAAGAGAAGGCGTCACTTCCGGGGGCCTTCGCCAGTGTCTGGTGGTTCCCTCCTCTGATTGGGCAGAAGTGGCCCAGGCAGGCGTGTGACCTGCTGCTGTGGAGGGGCTGTGCCCCACCGCCACATGTCTTCCTACCCATCTGCTCCCCAGAGGGCTGCCTGCTGTGCACTTGGGTCCTGGAGCCCTTCTCCACCCG GATAGATTCCTCATCCTTGGCCCGCCTTTGACCCACCCTACTCTGCCCAGAAGTGCAAGAGCCCAAGCCGCCTCCATGGCCCCAGGAAGGATTCAGGGGAGAGGCCCCAAACAGGGAGCCACGCCAGCCAGACACCCCGGCCAGAATGGAGCTGACTG AATTGCTCCTCGTGGTCATGCTTCTCCTAACTGCAAGGCTAACTCTGTCCAGCCCGGCTCCTCCTGCCTGTGACCCCCGAGTCCTCAGTAAACTGCTTCGTGACTCCCGTGTCCTTCACAGCAGACTG AGCCTGTGCCCAGAGGTTAACCCTTTACCCACACCTGTCCTGCTGCCTGCTGTGGACTTTAGCTTGGGAGAATGGAAAACCCAGATG GAGGAGACCAAGGCACAGGACATTCTGGGAGCAGTGACCCTTCTGCTGGAGGGAGTGATGGCAGCACGGGGACAACTGGGACCCACTTGCCTCTCATCCCTTCTGGGGCAGCTTTCTGGACAGGTCCGTCTCCTCCTCGGGGCCCTGCAGAGCCTCCTTGGAACCCAG CTTCCTCCACAGGGCAGGACCACAGCTCACAAGGATCCCAATGCCATCTTCCTGAGCTTCCAACACCTGCTCCGAGGAAAGGTGCGTTTCCTGCTGCTTGTAGGAGGGCCCACCCTCTGCGTCAGGCGGGCCCCACCCACCACAGCTGTCCCCAGCAGAACCTCTCTAGTCCTCACACTGAACGAGCTCCCAAACAGGACTTCTGGATTGTTGGAGACAAACTTCACTGCCTCGGCCAGAACTACTGGCTCTGGACTTCAGAAGCGGCAGCAGGGATTCAGAGCCAAGATTCCTGGTCTGCTGAACCAAACCTCCAGGTCCCTGGACCAAATCCCCGGATACCTGAACAGGATACACAAACTCTTGAATGGAACTCGTGGACTCTTTCCTGGACCCTCACGCAGGACCCTAGGAGCCCCGGACATTTCCCCAGGAACATCAGACACAGGCTCCCTGCCACCCAACCTCCAGCCTGGATATTCTCCTTCCCCAACCCATCCCCCTACTGGACAGTACACACTCTTCCCTcttccacccaccttgccctcccctGTGGTCCAGCTCCACCCCCTGCTTCCTGACCCTTCTGCTCCAACACCCACCCCTACCAGCCCTCTTCTAAACACATCCCACACCCACTCCCAGAATCTGTCTCAGGAAGGGTAA